The Neomonachus schauinslandi chromosome 11, ASM220157v2, whole genome shotgun sequence genomic sequence CAAACCCCCAACGTTAACGCCAAGCTCCCTGCTAGTCTCGCACCCGTTTCCCGCGGaggccccaggccccgccccaggTGCCtactccttccccttcttctgcGTTAACAATCACCCCAGGGGCCGAGGCTCTCTGCCCAGAGAGGCTCCCACACGAGGCCTCGACCCTCACCGTGCAGGCGGTCCCGCGGTCCCCGGAGTCCGAAGCCATCCCGGACCCAGCCACCACCCGTTGGACCTGAACTGCTCCGGCGCAGAGGTGCAAACCCCTAACCACGTCGCGGGGAGGCGGAGCTTCGGAAGCCGCACTTTGCCCCGCCTCCTGGTGCGCGCGCGCGTCAGGCCCGCCCTCCGACGTCACGCGGTGGACGGTACTGGCTGCGCAGGCGCGCTCGGGCCCTTCGGCCCCTCGTTGCCTTAGTAAGCGCTTGGCATCTTTTGCCCAGACCTCCCGCGCCTCCAGGGCAAAAATGGAGCCTTCTAAAGGGGAGCCCGAGCTTCAGCGGTTTTATCACCGGTTGCTGGGCCCGCTGTCGCTCTTCCCCCGCAAGGCGACGCGCCCAGAATCTCAGAAGCGCCTCCCGCCGGAGGTGCCGATGCTGTTGCCCTTGCCGGTCTCCCGGCTGACGGTGGCGTCGCTGTGCAGCCAAGTGACCAAGCGGCTGGCCCGCAGTGGGCTGTCGGTGCGCGTGCCTACCGAAAGCCGACTCCGTTTCACTGAGGTCATCCTGGACGAGCTAAAGTGCAGCTGGCAGGAGCCTCCCACTGAACCTAGTCTGAGCCACTTGAACAACCAGAGACTGCGGAAGCGGCTCCTGGCCTACGTCCTGCTCAGCAGCGAGCAGCTATTCTTACGCTACCTGCACCTGCTGAAGACCATGTCGACCCGCAGAGGTGTCTTCACTGAATCAGCCACACTCACCCGTTTGACCGCCAGCCTCGCCAGGGACTGCACAATCTTTCTCACCAGCCCTGAGGTCTACCGTTGCCTGCTCGCCGACTTCCTCACCCTGCTGAAAGTAGAACAAGCCCACGGTGGCATGCATAAGCTGCGCCCGGTAGGCCCTACTGGGGCTTTCAAGCTTTACCCTATCCCATGGCTTCATAGTGCCAGCTTTGCCCAAGTACCAAGCAGCAACCTCAACCTAAACTACCTCATCCAACTCAGCCGCCCGCGGGAGTTTCTCAGTGAGCCTGAACTGGATCCAGTGAAAGAACTGAAGTCCATCCCCCAGCTGAAGAGGAAAAAGCCTCTCCAATGGCTGTCCTCTatgcagaagaagagagagagtaaCTTCAGTTCTGCACAGATTGTGTCACTGCCCAAGTACTCTGTGACTCCCACCAGCAGGGCTCCCTCCACGTCGCCCCACTTGCCCCTCTACTCGCAGCTCCGGAGGGGCCATTCCATGCCCTCTCTGCGTGAGGGCTGGAAGCTAGCAGATGAGTTGGGCCTTCCTCCACTCCCCCCTTGCCCCTTAACCCCACTGGTCCTGGTTCCAGAAAGCAAAACAGAGCTGGCAGGGGACACAGTGGCTGAGGACCTGAAGCAGATGATAAAGAACATGAAATTGGAGAGGACTCACTACTCACTCCTGGACTCAGGCATGCCCCCACTCCTGGGGGCCCTGACCCGCCGCCCAGCTGCAGCACATTGCATGCAGGAACTGCAGAGAATGTTGAAGAGCCTCGAAGAGGAAGAAGCCACTGGGCAGTGGGGCCTCCGGTGCCCCAAATCCTTTCCACTTCAACCACAGCCAGTGACTGTTACTTTGAAGCTAAGAAATCAGGCTGTGGTCCAGGCAGCTGCTGTGCAGATCTCTGAGAGAAACTTTCTGGACTCCTTCCACGTTGATGGGGCCGGAGTCCTATACAACCACCTGGCTGGTGAACTAGAACCC encodes the following:
- the CCDC87 gene encoding coiled-coil domain-containing protein 87 encodes the protein MEPSKGEPELQRFYHRLLGPLSLFPRKATRPESQKRLPPEVPMLLPLPVSRLTVASLCSQVTKRLARSGLSVRVPTESRLRFTEVILDELKCSWQEPPTEPSLSHLNNQRLRKRLLAYVLLSSEQLFLRYLHLLKTMSTRRGVFTESATLTRLTASLARDCTIFLTSPEVYRCLLADFLTLLKVEQAHGGMHKLRPVGPTGAFKLYPIPWLHSASFAQVPSSNLNLNYLIQLSRPREFLSEPELDPVKELKSIPQLKRKKPLQWLSSMQKKRESNFSSAQIVSLPKYSVTPTSRAPSTSPHLPLYSQLRRGHSMPSLREGWKLADELGLPPLPPCPLTPLVLVPESKTELAGDTVAEDLKQMIKNMKLERTHYSLLDSGMPPLLGALTRRPAAAHCMQELQRMLKSLEEEEATGQWGLRCPKSFPLQPQPVTVTLKLRNQAVVQAAAVQISERNFLDSFHVDGAGVLYNHLAGELEPKLIEEMDIDCFVGNNIREVYKELMSRVSLDHFSFDQGPLVEPAANKDWSAFLSSAFLRQEKQYRIINPKLAGLYSQGANILQSYDKAASLTSLQASKGWEKWSNKISWMNWWKTTLSVDDYFKYLTSQETDFLHVIFQMYEEEVPVETIAPVRESLKIQYPPPLLEDEEPDFVPGEWDWNTVLGHSLGNKRISLLGEPYKILSLQKRLERLWSVLEVPDKDRLDLAIKYSSNARLRQLPSLVSAWEQALKPIQLREMLLGRLESFEQQASDPNRFFQKTDMGLSRFLEENQFRNRLHRRINLVQAPLASLLEEIELIFGEPVTFKGRRYLDKMKHDKVEMVYWLQQRQRVRHLTQGQKASHQPRLFQKLSSQPLIAPGNTPITL